Genomic window (Sediminispirochaeta smaragdinae DSM 11293):
GGGTCGTTCTCGAATGCTTTGTGAACGTGAGGGGCGTGATAATGTGTATGCAGCTTTCCTCGATCGACTGCATAGCCTTGCTGCTGAGCGGGGAAAACGGCTCATGGTATGGGCCGATATCTTGCAAAAGTATCCTCACTTACTTAAAGATCTCCCCGAAGATATGATTTTCGTCGATTGGGGCTACCAGGAGGATCATCCTTTCGATGACGACTGCCGGAACCTTGCCGAATCCGGGCGCGATTTTATTGTCTGTTCTGGGACCTCTGCCTGGAACTCCATCGGCGGCAGGTGGGGCAATTGTCGAGGAAATATTCGAAACGCCGCAGCTGCCGCTCTCAAATGGGGTGCCCTTGGGATCATGGTGAGTGAATGGGGGGACAATGGCCATATGCAGCAATATCCGATACCCATGCCGGGCTACTTCCTCGGCGCGGCGACAGCGTGGAATCCCGAGGCTATCGATCTCCTCGACCTGAGCGGTGCTCTTTCACTCCTATTGTTCGGTCGGGAACAGAAGGTACTTGCGCAGGCCCTAATGCTGCTTGAAGAGGCGGGAAGCCCCAATGGCGTGAAGATTCATAATGCCTCTCTCCCCGGCATCATGTTATTTGATCACCACCTTCCCCATTACCGCTCCCTTTTGGCCCAATATGCCGGATATGATTTTTCTTTCGAGTATGAACAGCTTGAAAAGGCCGAGGCCCTCCTGGCCTCCGTTGAGCCCGGAGAGACGCGAATCCTTTACGACGAAATACGCTTTACCGCTGCCCTGATGCACTTTGCCTGTGATCTGGGGCATTTGCGCCTGCAGGCTCCCCATTTCTTACTATCAGAGATCGATACGGCTGCAAGAGTGAAGCTTGCCGACCGCCTTGAAAAGCTCATCATCGAATATCGGCGTTTGTGGCTGCTGCGCAATCGCCCCGGAGGCTTGGAAGAAAGCGCCGGAATCTTGGAAGAACTGGTCAGGCTCCTAAGGAAACAGGGGTAAAACGCCAAGAGAGGTGTTGCCAATCCTGGTGTTCGATACTGCTGCCTTTGTTTGCCGGAAAAACCTTCCTTTGGTGGTGTATTCAGTGTTGTGATGGTTGGTTGTGAATGCCGATTCGGCCAAGGGGCTATTTGGTTATAATCCCCTGGAGCCCTCCGGAGATGAGTGAGGCGATCTGAATAAAGATGAGGTAGTGACCGACACGAGGCGGCAGGGCGATATATCGAGACTCCCAATGTGGATGGAATTTTTCTTTGTACTGACGTACTCCCTGGAAATTATAGAAAGCCTCTCCATGTTGATAGATTAGAGCTCCCAACTTATTCCATCCCGGAGCGAGGGCCCTGTTTTCAAGGCCGGAAAGGGGCGCCATGCCCAGATTAAAACGGGAAAAAAGCTGCTCCTTTCCCCATGCGAAAAGATTTAGAAAGAGATAATCCATGATATTATCCGAGACAGATGGTAGATAGCGCATGAGATCCACGGAGAGCTCATAGCCCGTCCCGTCTCGCCAGATATTGGCAAAGGCCACAAGTTCGTCGTTTTTGAAGACCAGGGCACAGGGGGTCTGCTTGAGATATGCTTCGTCAAAAAAGCCCATAGAGAACCCCTTCTCCTTGGCTTGTTTCGATTCGAGCCATGCATCGGAAACCTGCTTCAGCTTCTGCAGATGGTCGTTTACCTCCCCGGAGGGTAGCACCGTGAACCGATATCCCTCGGAGCCCAGTTTGTTGAGGGTATACCGATATTTCTTGGCTTCTTTACCCTCT
Coding sequences:
- a CDS encoding beta-N-acetylhexosaminidase, yielding MNLSLLVPQPQMVRSGSGNFRFDRDFEDQVRSYLFCDTLPEGITELSLPHELRTLPESYRLDIRPDKILLATESKSGRFAAMTTLKQLLLQCPGAVLPCMTIDDWALFSIRGVMIDISRSRVPTMNTLQHMIDLLSLLKYNQLQLYMEHTFAYKGHEDVWKDSSPLTEAEIRGLDLYCLRRGIELVPNQNSLGHMERWLAHPAYKQYAECPEGFTDSWGFFRPVSTTLAPSCRESFLFLEGLYDQLLPLFSSRLFNAGGDEPLEFGMGRSRMLCEREGRDNVYAAFLDRLHSLAAERGKRLMVWADILQKYPHLLKDLPEDMIFVDWGYQEDHPFDDDCRNLAESGRDFIVCSGTSAWNSIGGRWGNCRGNIRNAAAAALKWGALGIMVSEWGDNGHMQQYPIPMPGYFLGAATAWNPEAIDLLDLSGALSLLLFGREQKVLAQALMLLEEAGSPNGVKIHNASLPGIMLFDHHLPHYRSLLAQYAGYDFSFEYEQLEKAEALLASVEPGETRILYDEIRFTAALMHFACDLGHLRLQAPHFLLSEIDTAARVKLADRLEKLIIEYRRLWLLRNRPGGLEESAGILEELVRLLRKQG